From the genome of Thermomicrobiales bacterium, one region includes:
- a CDS encoding polysaccharide deacetylase family protein, giving the protein MTVSPGNLELLGYPAGSRLLIVNADDFGMCHSINVATVEAMRNGIVTTTSLMACCPWAWEAMEMLRDDPSLSFGVHLTLVNEMPGYRWGPVAAKDSVPSLVNRHGFFFSHPEIPVLYEQAELDEVEREFRAQIGRVLDFGLTPTHLDWHCVLDGGRPDILQLTLRLCEEFGLAMRVSVPKLRDELIAAGKPANDTPVIDGYSLPLEEKNAIWAQKLRELPPGFHQWAAHVSTGDAEAQAMEPNAWRVRKTDFDFFTSANAKALVEEHGIVLVDYRAVQRLWAS; this is encoded by the coding sequence ATGACGGTATCACCAGGAAACCTCGAGCTCTTGGGCTATCCGGCCGGATCCCGGTTGCTCATCGTCAATGCCGACGACTTTGGCATGTGCCACTCGATCAATGTCGCGACAGTCGAGGCGATGCGCAACGGAATCGTGACCACCACGAGTCTGATGGCGTGTTGCCCCTGGGCCTGGGAGGCGATGGAGATGCTCCGGGACGATCCGTCCCTCTCGTTCGGGGTGCATCTCACCCTCGTCAACGAGATGCCGGGGTACCGCTGGGGCCCGGTGGCAGCGAAGGACTCGGTGCCGTCGCTGGTCAATCGGCACGGGTTCTTCTTCTCGCATCCTGAGATTCCCGTGCTGTACGAGCAGGCCGAGCTGGACGAAGTCGAGCGCGAGTTTCGCGCGCAGATTGGGCGGGTGCTCGATTTTGGCCTAACGCCGACCCACCTCGACTGGCATTGCGTGCTCGACGGCGGGCGCCCGGACATTCTCCAACTGACACTGCGCCTCTGCGAGGAGTTTGGGTTGGCAATGCGGGTGAGCGTTCCGAAGCTACGCGACGAGCTGATTGCCGCCGGGAAACCAGCGAACGACACTCCGGTCATCGATGGCTACAGCCTCCCGCTCGAAGAAAAGAATGCTATCTGGGCTCAGAAGCTGCGCGAGCTTCCACCAGGGTTTCACCAATGGGCGGCGCATGTGAGCACTGGAGACGCGGAAGCGCAGGCGATGGAGCCGAACGCATGGCGCGTGCGCAAGACCGACTTCGATTTCTTCACGTCGGCGAACGCAAAGGCGCTCGTCGAGGAGCATGGAATCGTGCTGGTCGATTATCGTGCCGTGCAGAGACTCTGGGCGTCTTGA
- a CDS encoding maleylpyruvate isomerase N-terminal domain-containing protein encodes MSKEELIANIEKSWTAWTAALDGIPAERASEPGVCGYFSIKDLIGHIAFWDEQDLARAHKLASGVAVQPNDWQTMNDQEYAAHKDDTLEAQTARMIAAHDRLRSDVRAFPSIEGLRLEETWPHYDEHCAEVLAWRSSQGI; translated from the coding sequence ATGAGCAAAGAAGAGCTGATCGCGAACATCGAGAAGTCATGGACGGCATGGACCGCGGCGCTGGACGGCATTCCGGCTGAGCGCGCGTCCGAACCCGGCGTGTGCGGGTATTTCTCGATCAAGGACTTGATCGGGCATATCGCCTTCTGGGACGAACAGGATCTTGCCCGCGCGCACAAGCTGGCCAGCGGAGTCGCCGTGCAGCCGAACGACTGGCAGACAATGAACGATCAGGAGTACGCGGCGCACAAGGACGACACCCTCGAAGCCCAGACCGCGCGGATGATCGCCGCGCATGACCGACTTCGTTCGGACGTTCGAGCATTCCCCAGCATCGAAGGATTGAGACTCGAGGAGACCTGGCCCCACTACGACGAGCACTGTGCCGAGGTCCTCGCCTGGCGGTCCTCCCAGGGCATCTAG
- a CDS encoding phospholipase D-like domain-containing protein: MKKLGLVVASILILVATITIVVSLGLVVDDKVTQRSTPTALANVPAAPGVTEGIYILPEDGPTLLIEELDSATDSISIEVYLLTDDSVIQALFRARDRGVNVRVLIEEDPYGGSNQQDEVFATLEEGGIQVRWNKAATRFSHVKLIVIDERVAMVLNLNLTYSALNRNRELGVVSTDPDIVDHAVRIFTNDWEGKDGSIPGPLILSPDTSRITMIGLVDSATSTLDIYAEVLTDKAFITAVQNAIDRGVRVRIVMTQSYGQDLLSEPVGELVRHGAQLHILANPYIHAKLLLVDGTHAFIGSQNYTSVSMDKNREVGIVISSPSNIERVQRAFDKDFAMGIPAGPRSLDLLAQSPFP, encoded by the coding sequence ATGAAGAAACTCGGGCTCGTTGTCGCATCGATTCTCATCCTGGTAGCCACCATCACAATTGTGGTGTCGCTTGGGCTTGTCGTGGATGACAAGGTGACGCAGCGTTCGACGCCCACCGCGCTTGCCAACGTTCCCGCCGCGCCGGGTGTGACCGAGGGCATCTACATCCTTCCCGAAGATGGTCCCACGCTGCTCATCGAAGAACTCGATTCGGCCACAGACTCGATTTCCATCGAGGTCTATCTGCTGACCGATGACTCGGTCATCCAGGCACTCTTTCGTGCCCGCGACCGTGGCGTGAACGTGCGTGTCCTGATCGAGGAAGATCCCTATGGCGGATCGAACCAGCAAGACGAAGTGTTTGCCACGCTCGAAGAGGGTGGTATCCAGGTCCGCTGGAACAAGGCGGCCACCCGCTTTTCGCATGTGAAACTCATCGTCATCGACGAACGGGTGGCGATGGTTCTCAATCTCAATCTCACCTACTCGGCTCTGAATCGCAATCGCGAGCTCGGGGTTGTTTCCACTGACCCCGACATCGTCGACCATGCGGTGCGCATTTTCACGAACGACTGGGAGGGGAAAGACGGCAGCATCCCGGGCCCCCTGATCCTGAGTCCCGACACGAGCCGGATCACGATGATCGGTCTGGTCGATTCCGCCACCAGCACACTGGACATCTATGCCGAGGTGCTGACCGACAAAGCCTTCATCACGGCAGTCCAGAACGCAATCGACCGCGGCGTTCGCGTCCGTATCGTCATGACCCAATCCTATGGACAGGACCTGCTCTCCGAACCGGTCGGCGAGCTCGTCCGCCATGGCGCCCAGCTCCATATCCTGGCGAACCCGTACATCCATGCCAAGCTGCTGCTGGTGGACGGGACCCACGCCTTCATCGGCTCGCAAAACTACACATCCGTCTCCATGGACAAGAACCGCGAGGTCGGCATTGTCATCAGCTCTCCGTCGAACATCGAACGAGTGCAGCGCGCGTTCGACAAGGACTTCGCGATGGGCATTCCGGCAGGGCCCCGGTCGCTCGATTTGCTGGCCCAGTCGCCTTTTCCGTAG
- a CDS encoding DUF805 domain-containing protein, with translation MDFGKIFTADGRIGRRDWIIWIAGIWIILGIIGWILGVYDDDGTSITYTILSIIAGIAGIFMGIKRLHDLDKTGWLYLLTIVPLVNLVFWIYLIVWKGTEGDNKYGSPNSGSPFSF, from the coding sequence ATGGACTTCGGCAAGATCTTCACCGCGGACGGCCGCATCGGGCGCAGGGACTGGATCATTTGGATCGCCGGGATCTGGATCATCCTCGGTATCATCGGCTGGATCCTCGGCGTTTACGACGACGATGGCACCTCGATCACATACACGATCCTCTCGATCATTGCCGGTATCGCCGGTATCTTCATGGGGATCAAGCGGCTCCATGATCTTGACAAGACCGGCTGGCTCTACCTGCTGACGATCGTTCCGCTCGTCAACCTCGTCTTCTGGATCTATCTCATCGTCTGGAAGGGCACCGAGGGCGACAACAAGTACGGTTCGCCGAACAGCGGCAGCCCGTTCAGTTTCTAA